The Deinococcus puniceus genome segment GAAAATAAGTGGGACTACGGTCAAGGGAAACCCGCCCGCTGGTGGCCCAAGACCCGACAATTAAACAGCGGGATACACACGTAGACGCACGTTGAACGAACCTTTGGACGGCGGTTCGACTCCGCCCACCTCCACCACCCGCCCTGCCCCTCCCGGCAGGGTTTTTTTGTGCTGGCCTGCTGAATGGCTGGCTTTCTGGATAAAAATTTCGATTTTTGCTGGTATACTGCGTCCGTATTTCGCAGCAGTCGTCTGGGCCGGGATGGCGGAATCGGTAGACGCACCCGACTTAAAATCGGACGGTCTTTGACCATACGGGTTCAAGTCCCGTTCTCGGCACCACAAACACGCCCTCTGTTGCAGCGCCCCCTCATGTTATGGGGGTGTTGTGCTGTATAGACACATCCAAACCCACAAACTCAGGCAGGATGAAGGGGTGAAACCTTTGCTGGCCGCGCTGTCTGTGTTCGCCCTCACTTCTCCCCTGTTGTTGGCCGCCGCACAGCCAGCCAGCGCCCCTGCAAAGGCCACCATGACGCGCACATTGGATATCTCGGCCACCCAGACCACCCGTACCCTGACCGTGCAGGCGGGCGACGTGCTGCGCTTTCATTTGCCGACGCAGGCGGGCACCGGCTATAGCTGGCGGGCGGTAGAGGTGGAAGCCCAGTATCTGGTGCTGATCGACAAAACCAACACGCCACCTCCCGCCCGGCCCGCGGGTTCGCCTCCGGTAGTGGGCGGCGCTGGCTCCACCTTGACCTACGTGTACTACGTGAAAAAGGCGCTGACACAGGGCACGGCCCGCTTCGCCATCCCGGTCAGTTTTGTGGACACTGGCCCCGGTGGAAATTCCGAGCCGCTGCTGACGTTTACCCTCACTTCTAAGTAACTTGGGGAAAGGCCGCTCAGCCGGGCCTTTGAACTGCCGAACTGTAACGGCGCTGCCGATCACGGGCCGATCATCCAGCTGGCCTAAGCTGCACGCATGGCCGATTTTCTCACAGGCGAACAAGAAGCGGGCGTTGTGCAACAAGTCTTTTTGCTCGAAGATGCGGCGGGCGGCGGCCTCCTCCTGAGCACCGACTCCATGCGGCGGCTCCCACCTTGGCCGGAGGGGGTCAGCGACTTGCTGAGCAGCGTGTGTACCGCGCTGTACGCCCTTCCCGCGCTGCAATCCGGGGAGCTGCACGTTCAGGCCGAACTCTATATGGCCGGAGTTCTGGCCGAGGCTGGGCGGCGGCTGGAAGGCTGCACCGGGCGGCTGGACGCGGGCAGCCAAGTGGTGTATCTGGGCAAAGCAGGCGGCTTCGTGTGCGGGCCGGTGCCGTGGACACAGCCGCAACCACTCAGCGCTTCCCTGTTGGCCCCACCCGCCCCCCAACTGTCTGACCACACCGACGACACTCGGGAGGGGGCACTGGGCTGGGAACGCGCCCGCTGATCGGAACCACTGATACGGATGCCGGCCATTCCGTTATCTTTCAGAACAGCGCCGAAAGCTAACTCCATTCTGGAATCCGTACTTTTCCTAGTCCTTCCAGTCGGATTTCGCAGTTATTTCATAACTGTTCAATCGGAATCCGTATGAGGGGGCCGCCGCGCCTTACACTGACGGTCATGTCGTTTGCCGCGCTGCCTCTGTTCTACCTCCTGCTCACCCTGATCTGTGCCGCAGGACTGGGCACGCTGCTGCTGCGTCCGGGCGCGGCGCGGGCAGGGGTGGTGTGGGCGGTAGCGGCGCTGCTGCCTGTGCTGGCGGCAGTATCGGCGGCCCTGACCGGGCAGGCGCGGGCCAACCAGACCCTCAGCGGTTTCAGCAGCCAACCCCTGACCGTCACGCTGGTCAATCCGGCAGATGGGGGCACCGACGCCCGCCCGGTGACGCTGAACACCAACGACGCCGCCTGCTTGGAGCGAACGCTGCGCCTGATGACGTCCACCACGCGGGCCAGTCTTCAGGTGCCGGGCTTGGCCCCTATTCCTCTCTCTCAGGCCACCAAGTTGGAGGGCCAGTTGCCGCCGCAGAGCATCGCCGAGGCGCTGGAAATACGGGGGGATTTGAGGTGCG includes the following:
- a CDS encoding protease inhibitor I42 family protein, encoding MKPLLAALSVFALTSPLLLAAAQPASAPAKATMTRTLDISATQTTRTLTVQAGDVLRFHLPTQAGTGYSWRAVEVEAQYLVLIDKTNTPPPARPAGSPPVVGGAGSTLTYVYYVKKALTQGTARFAIPVSFVDTGPGGNSEPLLTFTLTSK